From the Streptococcus halotolerans genome, the window GAAAAGGTAAAAAAGATCTCTTACTTCCTTACATTCCACCGGTTGTGCTTAATGTTGATGTTGCTGGTAATCGTGTGGATGTTGAGATCATGGAAGGTTTAGACGATGAAGATTGATATTTTGACGCTTTTTCCAGACATGTTTGCTCCTCTAGAGCATTCCATTGTAGGTAAGGCCAAGGAACGTGGATTGCTAGATATCACCTACCATAATTTTCGTGAAAATGCAGAAAAAGCACGACACGTAGATGACGAACCGTATGGCGGTGGTCAAGGAATGTTGTTACGAGCGCAACCTATTTTTGATACCTTTGATAAGATTGGAGCTAAAAATCCTCGTGTTATCTTGCTAGATCCTGCTGGGCGTACCTTTGATCAGTCGTATGCGGAAGAGCTATCGCAAGAAGAAGAGTTGGTTTTTATCTGTGGCCATTATGAAGGTTATGATGAACGGATTAAGACTTTGGTAACGGATGAGATTTCTATCGGAGATTTTGTCTTAACAGGCGGTGAATTGGCTGCTATGACTATGATTGATGCAACGGTTCGGCTTATTCCTGATGTTATTGGTAAGAAAGCCAGTCATCAAGATGATAGTTTTTCATCGGGGTTGCTGGAGTACCCACAATACACACGTCCCTATGATTTTCGTGGTATGAAGGTTCCAGATGTGCTCA encodes:
- the trmD gene encoding tRNA (guanosine(37)-N1)-methyltransferase TrmD, with protein sequence MKIDILTLFPDMFAPLEHSIVGKAKERGLLDITYHNFRENAEKARHVDDEPYGGGQGMLLRAQPIFDTFDKIGAKNPRVILLDPAGRTFDQSYAEELSQEEELVFICGHYEGYDERIKTLVTDEISIGDFVLTGGELAAMTMIDATVRLIPDVIGKKASHQDDSFSSGLLEYPQYTRPYDFRGMKVPDVLMSGHHKNIRRWRLEESIRKTYLRRPDLLETYTFTKEEADILENIKRELDDTQD